Proteins from a single region of Streptomyces sp. HUAS 15-9:
- a CDS encoding aminoglycoside phosphotransferase family protein produces the protein MTQAPTPTADTVRRLVSTLLKESADSTSGPDVRPVAEGGEHSTWWVGTRHVLRLAPDRDAAARQRRELRLRDLVRPHVPVTVPLSVAHGEWAPGLTYTLDTKVPGGTGEEHDVSAVGEADLSGLLTALRQVPVRQAETLGVPRVAPRSLEALRRMAVRAAERLGAADEFDPALILQLTPAGAAQLAAQPGTAVLVHHNLRGEHLVVSADGRVRGILDWTGVVVGDPAEDIAGLALAVGSGAAVRAATLAGYGARPCLRGLWLARCDTVVRLMNRLDGHDTGPLPLLRTQLRRAWEAILLERVTDFRDEETREEL, from the coding sequence ATGACCCAGGCACCGACACCCACCGCGGACACCGTCCGCAGACTGGTTAGTACGCTGCTCAAGGAGAGCGCGGACAGCACCTCGGGGCCGGACGTGCGGCCCGTCGCGGAGGGCGGCGAGCACTCCACGTGGTGGGTCGGCACCCGCCATGTGCTGCGCCTCGCCCCCGACCGCGACGCCGCCGCCCGGCAGCGCCGCGAACTGCGCCTGCGCGACCTCGTCCGGCCGCACGTCCCCGTCACCGTCCCCCTCAGCGTGGCGCACGGCGAATGGGCCCCGGGACTGACCTACACGCTCGACACCAAGGTGCCCGGCGGCACGGGAGAGGAGCACGACGTCTCCGCCGTCGGCGAGGCCGACCTGTCCGGCCTGCTCACGGCACTGCGCCAGGTACCGGTACGGCAGGCGGAGACGCTCGGCGTGCCACGCGTCGCGCCGCGCTCCCTGGAGGCGCTGCGCCGGATGGCCGTACGGGCCGCGGAACGGCTCGGCGCCGCCGACGAGTTCGACCCCGCCCTGATCCTGCAGCTCACCCCGGCCGGCGCCGCCCAGCTCGCCGCACAGCCCGGCACGGCCGTCCTGGTGCACCACAACCTCAGGGGCGAGCACCTCGTGGTGAGCGCCGACGGCCGGGTGCGCGGCATCCTCGACTGGACCGGCGTGGTCGTCGGCGACCCCGCCGAGGACATCGCCGGGCTCGCCCTCGCCGTCGGCTCCGGCGCGGCCGTACGCGCCGCCACCCTCGCCGGCTACGGCGCCCGCCCCTGCCTGCGCGGCCTGTGGCTGGCCCGCTGCGACACCGTCGTCAGGCTCATGAACCGCCTGGACGGCCATGACACCGGCCCCCTCCCGCTGCTGCGCACCCAGCTGCGGCGCGCCTGGGAGGCGATCCTGCTCGAGCGGGTGACCGACTTCCGGGACGAGGAGACGCGCGAGGAGCTGTAG
- the phsA gene encoding O-aminophenol oxidase PhsA has product MTEIIERITEAVDGGQPSAPPELTPYVAPLPVPSVLRPASADVTHETEIALRPTWIRLHPQLPPTLMWGYDGQVPGPTIEVRRGQRVRIAWTNRIPKDSEYPVASVEVPLRTDGRPQATTEPGREGVEPDKDVAALPAWTVTHLHGAQTGGGNDGWADNAVGHGDAQLSEYPNDHQAVQWWYHDHAMNITRWNVHTGLYGTYLVRDDEEDALHLPRGEREIPLLLADRNLDTDEDGRLNGRLLHKTVIVQQRNPETGKPVSIPFTGPYTTVNGRIWPYADVDAAWYRFRLVNASNARIYDLVLVDEDDNPVPGVVHQIGSDGGLLPRPVPIDFDDTLPTLTAAPAERFDLLVDFRGLAGKRFRLVDKGRNRPAGVPDPAGDVRYPAVLEFRVQDCESTDTFELPEVLSGSFRRLTHDVPHGHRLIVLTPPATKGAGGHPEIWEMTQVEDAGDIQVPTDGIIRLTGADGTTKTYRRTSRTFNDGLGFTIAEGSYEQWSFLNLAPIVHPMHIHLADFQLLGRDAYDVSGFDPAVGGTVEPVAFDPGTQLPLAPNERGHKDVFRVPGGQILRVMGRFDGAYGRFMYHCHLLEHEDMGMMRPFVVMPPEALKFDHGAAHGGHGEQHTGHTG; this is encoded by the coding sequence GTGACCGAGATCATCGAGAGGATCACCGAGGCCGTCGACGGGGGACAGCCGTCGGCTCCGCCCGAACTGACGCCGTACGTCGCACCGTTGCCCGTCCCGTCGGTCCTGCGGCCCGCGTCCGCCGACGTGACGCACGAGACCGAGATCGCCCTGCGCCCGACCTGGATCCGCCTGCACCCGCAGCTGCCGCCGACCCTGATGTGGGGGTACGACGGCCAGGTGCCGGGCCCGACCATCGAGGTGCGCCGCGGACAGCGCGTCCGCATCGCTTGGACCAACCGCATTCCCAAGGACAGCGAATACCCGGTCGCCTCGGTGGAGGTGCCGCTGCGCACGGACGGCCGTCCGCAGGCCACCACCGAGCCCGGCCGCGAGGGCGTCGAGCCGGACAAGGACGTGGCCGCGCTGCCCGCCTGGACGGTGACCCATCTGCACGGCGCCCAGACGGGCGGCGGCAACGACGGCTGGGCGGACAACGCCGTCGGCCACGGTGACGCGCAGCTGTCGGAATACCCGAACGACCACCAGGCGGTGCAGTGGTGGTACCACGACCACGCCATGAACATCACGCGGTGGAACGTCCACACGGGCCTGTACGGCACCTACCTGGTCCGCGACGACGAGGAGGACGCCCTCCACCTCCCCCGCGGGGAGCGGGAGATCCCGCTGCTGCTCGCCGACCGCAACCTCGACACCGACGAGGACGGCCGCCTCAACGGCCGGCTGCTGCACAAGACGGTGATCGTCCAGCAGCGGAACCCGGAGACGGGCAAGCCGGTCTCCATCCCGTTCACCGGCCCGTACACCACGGTCAACGGCCGCATCTGGCCGTACGCCGACGTGGACGCCGCCTGGTACCGCTTCCGGCTGGTCAACGCGTCGAACGCGCGCATCTACGACCTCGTGCTGGTCGACGAGGACGACAACCCGGTGCCCGGCGTGGTCCACCAGATCGGCAGCGACGGAGGGCTCCTGCCGCGGCCCGTGCCGATCGACTTCGACGACACCCTGCCCACCCTGACCGCCGCCCCGGCCGAGCGCTTCGACCTGCTCGTCGACTTCCGTGGCCTCGCGGGCAAGCGGTTCCGCCTGGTCGACAAGGGCCGCAACCGGCCGGCGGGCGTACCCGACCCGGCCGGTGACGTGCGCTATCCGGCCGTCCTGGAGTTCCGGGTCCAGGACTGTGAGAGCACGGACACCTTCGAGCTGCCTGAGGTGCTCTCCGGCTCCTTCCGCCGGCTCACCCACGACGTCCCGCACGGCCACCGCCTGATCGTGCTCACCCCGCCCGCCACCAAGGGCGCCGGCGGTCACCCGGAGATCTGGGAGATGACCCAGGTCGAGGACGCCGGCGACATCCAGGTACCCACGGACGGGATCATCCGGCTCACGGGTGCGGACGGCACCACGAAGACGTACCGGCGTACGTCCCGGACGTTCAACGACGGGCTCGGCTTCACCATCGCCGAGGGCAGCTACGAGCAGTGGAGCTTCCTCAACCTCGCGCCGATCGTCCACCCCATGCACATCCACCTGGCCGACTTCCAGCTGCTCGGCCGCGACGCCTACGACGTCTCGGGCTTCGACCCGGCGGTGGGCGGCACGGTCGAGCCGGTGGCGTTCGACCCGGGGACCCAGCTGCCGCTGGCCCCCAACGAGCGCGGCCACAAGGACGTGTTCCGTGTCCCCGGAGGGCAGATCCTGCGGGTCATGGGCCGGTTCGACGGCGCGTACGGCCGGTTCATGTACCACTGCCACCTGCTGGAGCACGAGGACATGGGCATGATGCGGCCCTTCGTCGTGATGCCGCCCGAGGCCCTGAAGTTCGACCACGGCGCGGCACACGGCGGCCATGGCGAGCAGCACACGGGTCACACGGGCTGA
- a CDS encoding DUF1707 and FHA domain-containing protein gives MTSSFEFNTYPARLSDAERDKALQVLRDGVAMGRLSHDTFVRRMELALAARRADELAVLTADLPRENRLSRVLFGTVEAVSGFTVRLRTAWQAERLPKLMLPHAGNGHPLRIGRDPANGLRLNHETVSRVHAELRRQGGMWVLRDLGSTNGTTVNGRRVIGAAVVRDGDQVGFGRMAFRLSLN, from the coding sequence GTGACGTCGTCCTTCGAGTTCAACACGTACCCCGCGCGGCTCTCGGACGCGGAGCGCGACAAGGCGCTGCAGGTGCTCCGTGACGGCGTCGCCATGGGCCGTCTGTCGCACGACACGTTCGTGCGCCGTATGGAACTCGCCCTGGCCGCGCGCCGGGCCGACGAACTCGCCGTGCTGACCGCCGACCTACCCCGGGAGAACCGTCTCTCGCGGGTCCTGTTCGGCACCGTCGAGGCGGTCTCCGGCTTCACCGTACGGCTGCGCACCGCCTGGCAGGCCGAGCGGCTGCCCAAGCTGATGCTGCCGCACGCCGGCAACGGCCATCCGCTGCGCATAGGCCGCGACCCCGCCAACGGACTGCGGCTGAACCACGAGACCGTCTCCCGCGTGCACGCCGAACTCCGCCGTCAGGGCGGCATGTGGGTCCTCAGGGACCTCGGCTCGACCAACGGCACCACCGTCAACGGGCGCCGGGTGATCGGCGCCGCCGTGGTCCGCGACGGCGACCAGGTGGGTTTCGGCCGGATGGCCTTCCGGCTCTCGTTGAACTGA
- the cyc2 gene encoding germacradienol/geosmin synthase Cyc2 — protein MTQPFELPHFYMPYPARLNPHVDEARAHSTVWACEMGMLEGSGVWAQADLEAHDYGLLCAYTHPDCDGPALSLITDWYVWVFFFDDHFLERYKRTQDRAAGKAHLDRLPLFMPLDLATAVPEPENPVEAGLADLWARTVPSMSADWRRRFALATEHLLNESMWELSNIDEGRIANPVEYIEMRRKVGGAPWSAGLVEYASAEVPARVAGSRPLRVLMETFSDAVHLRNDLFSYQREVEDEGENSNGVLVLETFFGCTTQEAADTVNDILTSRLHQFEHTALTEVPALALDKGLTPDQVAAVAAYTKGLQDWQSGGHEWHLRSSRYMNEGAVSVSPRHGLTGPGTSAADIGALLASAAAERLRAYSHVPFQKVGPSLLPDFRMPFPLALSEHLDGARERLAGWMHWTGMLREGVWDEDKLTAYDLALCSAGLDPDATPEALDLSAQWLAWGAYGDDYYPLVFGHRRDLAAARLTTRRLSACMPLDGEAVPAPANGMERGLCDLWARTTAEMPPGERTALKQSVDAMTESWVWELSNQLQNRIPDPVDYLEMRRATFGSDLTLSLCRRGRGPAIPPEVYRSGPVRSLENAAMDYGCLLNDVFSYQKEIEYEGEIHNGVLVVQNFFGVDYPTALGVVHDLMTQRMRQFEHVAANELPVMYDDFDLPEETREAVRGYVLDLQNWLAGVLHWHQRVDRYRAPYLARRAHGFLPDARPASPLLGGFQTLSCGVGHSGNVGGPS, from the coding sequence ATGACGCAGCCGTTCGAACTCCCGCACTTCTACATGCCGTACCCCGCGCGGCTGAACCCGCATGTCGACGAGGCGCGCGCCCACTCGACGGTGTGGGCGTGTGAGATGGGCATGCTGGAGGGCTCCGGGGTCTGGGCGCAGGCGGATCTGGAGGCGCACGACTACGGGCTCCTGTGTGCCTACACCCATCCCGACTGCGACGGACCCGCACTCTCGCTGATCACCGACTGGTACGTGTGGGTGTTCTTCTTCGACGACCACTTCCTGGAGAGGTACAAGCGCACCCAGGACCGCGCGGCCGGCAAGGCCCACCTCGACCGGCTGCCGCTGTTCATGCCGCTGGACCTGGCGACTGCCGTACCGGAGCCGGAGAACCCCGTCGAGGCGGGCCTCGCGGACCTGTGGGCGCGCACCGTGCCGTCGATGTCCGCCGACTGGCGCCGGCGGTTCGCGCTGGCCACCGAGCACCTCCTCAACGAGTCGATGTGGGAGCTGTCCAACATCGATGAGGGGCGGATCGCCAATCCGGTCGAGTACATCGAGATGCGCCGCAAGGTGGGCGGCGCCCCCTGGTCTGCGGGCCTTGTCGAGTACGCGAGCGCCGAGGTGCCCGCCCGCGTCGCCGGATCCAGGCCGCTCAGGGTGCTGATGGAGACCTTCTCCGACGCCGTGCACCTGCGCAACGACCTGTTCTCCTACCAGCGGGAGGTGGAGGACGAGGGGGAGAACAGCAACGGTGTGCTGGTCCTGGAGACCTTCTTCGGCTGCACCACCCAGGAGGCCGCCGACACCGTCAACGACATCCTCACCTCGCGCCTGCACCAGTTTGAGCACACCGCGCTCACCGAAGTGCCGGCGCTCGCCCTCGACAAGGGCCTCACCCCCGACCAGGTCGCGGCGGTCGCGGCCTACACGAAGGGACTCCAGGACTGGCAGTCGGGCGGCCACGAATGGCATCTGCGCTCCAGCCGGTACATGAACGAGGGCGCCGTCTCCGTCTCCCCGCGGCACGGCCTGACCGGTCCGGGCACCTCCGCCGCCGACATCGGCGCCCTGCTCGCCTCGGCCGCCGCAGAGCGGCTGCGCGCCTACTCCCATGTGCCCTTCCAGAAGGTCGGCCCGTCCCTGCTGCCCGACTTCCGCATGCCTTTCCCGCTGGCGCTCTCCGAGCACCTGGACGGCGCGCGCGAGCGCCTGGCCGGCTGGATGCACTGGACAGGCATGCTCCGGGAGGGGGTCTGGGACGAGGACAAGCTCACCGCGTACGACCTCGCGCTGTGCTCGGCCGGCCTCGACCCGGACGCGACCCCCGAGGCGCTCGACCTCAGCGCGCAGTGGCTCGCCTGGGGCGCCTACGGCGACGACTACTACCCCCTCGTCTTCGGACACCGCCGCGACCTGGCCGCCGCCCGGCTCACCACACGACGGCTGTCCGCGTGCATGCCCCTCGACGGCGAGGCGGTCCCCGCCCCGGCCAACGGCATGGAACGCGGACTATGCGACCTGTGGGCCCGTACGACGGCCGAGATGCCCCCCGGTGAACGCACCGCCCTGAAGCAGTCGGTCGACGCGATGACCGAGAGCTGGGTGTGGGAACTCTCCAACCAACTGCAGAACCGCATCCCAGACCCGGTCGACTATCTGGAGATGCGGCGCGCCACCTTCGGCTCCGACCTCACCCTGAGCCTGTGCCGCAGGGGCCGGGGCCCCGCGATCCCGCCGGAGGTCTACCGCAGCGGGCCGGTGCGCTCGCTGGAGAACGCCGCCATGGACTACGGGTGCCTCCTCAACGACGTCTTCTCCTACCAGAAGGAGATCGAGTACGAGGGCGAGATCCACAACGGTGTCCTCGTCGTCCAGAACTTCTTCGGCGTCGACTACCCGACCGCACTCGGCGTCGTACACGACCTGATGACCCAGCGCATGCGCCAGTTCGAGCATGTGGCGGCGAACGAACTGCCGGTCATGTACGACGACTTCGACCTGCCCGAAGAGACGCGGGAGGCCGTCCGAGGCTATGTCCTCGACCTGCAGAACTGGCTGGCCGGAGTCCTGCACTGGCACCAGCGGGTCGACCGCTACAGGGCCCCCTACCTCGCCCGCCGTGCCCACGGCTTCCTCCCGGACGCACGACCCGCGTCGCCCCTCTTGGGCGGTTTCCAGACACTTTCGTGCGGAGTGGGACATTCAGGGAACGTGGGTGGACCGTCGTGA
- a CDS encoding aminopeptidase P family protein, translating to MTGSMPAPFTADDYRARMERAARCAAEAGLAGLLVAPGPDMVWLTGYAPTAVTERLTVLVLAAGRDPVLVVPTLEAPDAEKAAGASALTLRGWTDGTDPYAVTAALLDAGGRFGISDNAWAMHLLGLQKILPGTSYAALTDALPMLRAVKDAAELELLASAGAAADAAFEEIRKVSFAGRRESDVGRDLADLLRRFGHSQVDFTIVGSGPNGANPHHEVGDRVIRDGDMVVLDFGGLKDGYGSDTSRTVHVGEPTDEERKVHDIVRAAQEAGFRAVRPGVACQEVDRAARAVIAGAGYGEYFIHRTGHGIGVTTHEPPYMIEGEAQPLVPGMCFSVEPGIYLPGRFGVRIEDIVTVTADGGRRLNNTTRDMVIVD from the coding sequence ATGACCGGTAGCATGCCCGCCCCCTTCACGGCCGACGACTACAGGGCCCGCATGGAGCGCGCCGCGCGCTGTGCCGCCGAGGCCGGTCTTGCGGGCCTGCTCGTGGCGCCGGGACCGGACATGGTGTGGCTCACCGGCTACGCGCCCACAGCGGTCACCGAACGGCTCACCGTGCTCGTCCTCGCCGCCGGACGCGACCCCGTGCTGGTCGTACCGACCCTGGAGGCACCGGACGCCGAGAAGGCGGCCGGCGCGTCCGCCCTGACCCTGCGCGGCTGGACCGACGGCACGGACCCCTACGCGGTCACCGCCGCCCTCCTCGACGCCGGCGGCCGCTTCGGGATCAGCGACAACGCCTGGGCGATGCATCTGCTCGGCCTGCAGAAGATCCTGCCCGGCACCTCCTACGCCGCCCTCACCGACGCGCTGCCGATGCTGCGCGCCGTGAAGGACGCGGCGGAACTGGAACTGCTCGCGTCCGCCGGAGCCGCCGCCGACGCCGCGTTCGAGGAGATCCGCAAGGTGTCCTTCGCCGGTCGGCGCGAGTCCGACGTCGGCCGCGACCTCGCCGACCTGCTGCGGCGCTTCGGCCACTCACAGGTCGACTTCACCATCGTCGGCTCCGGACCCAACGGGGCCAACCCGCACCACGAGGTCGGCGACCGCGTCATCCGCGACGGCGACATGGTCGTCCTCGACTTCGGCGGCCTCAAGGACGGCTACGGCTCCGACACCAGCCGCACCGTGCACGTGGGTGAGCCCACGGACGAGGAGCGGAAGGTCCACGACATCGTCCGCGCGGCCCAGGAGGCGGGCTTCCGCGCGGTGCGCCCGGGTGTCGCCTGCCAGGAGGTCGACCGGGCCGCCCGTGCGGTGATCGCCGGCGCCGGGTACGGCGAGTACTTCATCCACCGCACCGGCCACGGCATCGGCGTCACCACCCACGAGCCGCCGTACATGATCGAGGGCGAGGCACAGCCCCTCGTACCCGGCATGTGCTTCTCCGTCGAGCCCGGCATCTACCTGCCCGGCCGCTTCGGAGTGCGCATCGAGGACATCGTCACGGTGACCGCGGACGGCGGCCGTCGCCTCAACAACACGACTCGTGACATGGTCATAGTGGACTGA
- a CDS encoding M14 family zinc carboxypeptidase, with translation MDELGARAAALVARRPEDARLRRIGTSRAGAPLWLLSIGHGSRHALVVAGPHANEPVGGATALRLAERTLADSRLTEAADTTWNLLLCLDPDGSRRNEGWLSGPYTLDHYFRNFFRPGFLEQPEWLPEGAAAAVLPETRALLQLQDELRPFLQCSLHGVDVGGGFVELTRDLPGLARRVAHSAARLGIPRELGAYDTLYWPSVGPAVYRIPPPRRGDLAAAITEAAVESTWFHPHRYGTVTAIVEAPMWGVAAVEDGSPPADRDAVLRTVSGTLRHDTRLLDDVLARIRPQLAAVPDVGSLLAPVDDYLLVCPGLADSWDPDTDDGSARPLPALNTAHLAALRISGRRLALRTAGLLRRLVLSTGHDPAGVLPDLDRLIDAWCADYRDGCGARWIPVARQAEYQARVVLSAFELARQHARVPSRSGESGWGAGAAVPMHRE, from the coding sequence GTGGACGAGCTGGGCGCCCGCGCGGCCGCGCTCGTCGCCCGCCGCCCCGAGGACGCCCGGCTGCGCCGCATCGGCACCTCCCGCGCGGGCGCGCCCCTGTGGCTGCTTTCCATCGGTCACGGCAGCCGGCACGCCCTCGTCGTGGCCGGGCCGCACGCCAACGAGCCGGTGGGCGGCGCCACCGCCCTGCGGCTGGCCGAGCGCACGCTCGCCGACTCCCGGCTCACCGAGGCCGCCGACACCACCTGGAACCTGCTGTTGTGCCTCGACCCCGACGGCTCCCGCCGCAACGAGGGCTGGCTGTCCGGGCCGTACACCCTGGACCACTACTTCCGGAACTTCTTCCGGCCCGGCTTCCTGGAACAGCCCGAATGGCTGCCCGAGGGCGCGGCCGCCGCCGTACTGCCCGAGACGCGCGCCCTGCTCCAGCTCCAGGACGAGCTGCGGCCCTTCCTCCAGTGCTCCCTGCACGGAGTCGACGTCGGCGGCGGCTTCGTGGAGCTCACCCGCGACCTGCCCGGCCTGGCCCGGCGCGTCGCGCACTCCGCGGCCCGGCTCGGCATCCCCCGCGAACTCGGCGCGTACGACACCCTGTACTGGCCCAGCGTCGGACCCGCCGTCTACCGGATCCCGCCGCCGCGCCGGGGTGACCTGGCCGCGGCCATCACCGAGGCCGCCGTCGAGTCGACCTGGTTCCACCCGCACCGGTACGGCACGGTGACCGCGATCGTCGAGGCGCCGATGTGGGGCGTGGCCGCCGTGGAGGACGGCTCACCGCCCGCCGACCGGGACGCGGTGCTGCGCACCGTCAGCGGCACCCTGCGCCACGACACCCGGCTCCTGGACGACGTCCTCGCCCGGATCCGGCCCCAGCTGGCAGCCGTGCCCGACGTGGGCAGCCTGCTCGCGCCGGTCGACGACTATTTACTGGTCTGCCCCGGCCTCGCCGACTCCTGGGACCCCGACACCGACGACGGCAGCGCCCGCCCGCTGCCCGCGCTCAACACCGCCCACCTGGCCGCCCTGCGCATCTCCGGGCGCCGGCTGGCGCTGCGCACGGCCGGGCTGCTGCGGCGGCTCGTGCTCAGCACCGGGCACGATCCGGCCGGTGTCCTGCCGGACCTGGACCGGCTCATCGACGCGTGGTGCGCGGACTACCGCGACGGCTGCGGTGCGCGCTGGATCCCGGTGGCCCGCCAGGCCGAGTACCAGGCGCGTGTCGTGCTGAGCGCGTTCGAACTGGCACGGCAGCACGCGCGCGTGCCGTCCCGTTCGGGTGAGTCGGGCTGGGGTGCCGGCGCCGCCGTGCCGATGCACCGGGAATGA
- a CDS encoding PDZ domain-containing protein — MEETALRPKPMPGQERRDCGTPGTPGTITGTPGAGQRPHAARRRGRRLRTLLLSLFVGTVLVLSGVGLGTVGASVIGMSRLAQLRHQAPPPAAAATRSAAPSPVGVSLGVEAVDAEKSGALVVGVHEPGPAHIAGLVVGDVLLRFGGTRLGTAADLARAVSRARPGAEVTLTVRHRGGGYQRLTAVPGVVT, encoded by the coding sequence ATGGAAGAGACTGCACTGCGTCCCAAGCCGATGCCCGGTCAGGAGCGGCGGGACTGTGGCACCCCCGGCACCCCTGGCACCATCACTGGCACCCCCGGCGCCGGACAGCGCCCGCACGCCGCGCGCCGGCGCGGAAGGCGGCTCAGGACCCTGCTGCTCAGCCTGTTCGTCGGGACGGTCCTGGTGTTGTCCGGAGTCGGTCTCGGCACGGTCGGCGCGTCGGTGATCGGTATGAGCCGGCTGGCCCAGCTGCGCCATCAGGCGCCGCCCCCGGCCGCGGCTGCCACCCGGTCGGCCGCGCCGTCACCGGTCGGCGTGAGCCTCGGCGTGGAGGCCGTGGACGCCGAGAAGTCGGGGGCGCTGGTCGTCGGCGTCCACGAGCCCGGCCCCGCCCACATCGCCGGCCTGGTCGTCGGCGACGTACTCCTGCGCTTCGGCGGGACGCGCCTCGGGACGGCCGCCGACCTCGCGCGGGCCGTCTCCCGCGCCCGTCCCGGAGCCGAGGTCACGCTCACGGTGCGGCACCGCGGTGGCGGCTACCAGCGGCTGACGGCCGTCCCCGGCGTCGTCACCTGA
- a CDS encoding subtilase-type protease inhibitor, giving the protein MTYFKQATAVRGALLAAAALVAACPAPAAQAAARDAHSGNWLYLTVTRGDTRSGDMRGTLLLCDPPLGHAHAAEACAELEAADGDIGSLRANADAVCPMIYAPVTVRVFGQWHGRTVQNEKTFSNSCAMEAGTGEVFRLDD; this is encoded by the coding sequence ATGACGTACTTCAAGCAAGCGACCGCCGTACGCGGCGCCCTGCTGGCGGCGGCCGCCCTCGTTGCCGCCTGCCCCGCCCCGGCCGCCCAGGCGGCGGCCCGGGACGCCCACTCCGGCAACTGGCTCTACCTCACCGTCACCCGGGGCGACACGCGGTCCGGCGACATGCGCGGCACCCTGCTGCTGTGCGACCCGCCCCTGGGCCACGCCCACGCGGCCGAGGCCTGCGCCGAACTGGAGGCGGCGGACGGCGACATCGGCAGCCTCCGGGCGAATGCGGACGCCGTCTGCCCGATGATCTACGCCCCGGTCACCGTCCGCGTGTTCGGGCAGTGGCACGGCCGGACCGTCCAGAACGAGAAGACGTTCTCCAACTCGTGCGCGATGGAAGCGGGGACGGGGGAGGTGTTCCGGCTGGACGACTGA
- the treZ gene encoding malto-oligosyltrehalose trehalohydrolase — translation MQFEVWAPQADRVTLHCDGATRALERNPERAGWWTGQSPAQDGTRYGFALDDGPVLPDPCSRHQPDGPDGPSAVVDQERYAWRAEWAGRPLPGAVLYELHVGTYTREGTLDAAAERLGHLVELGVTHVELMPLCPFPGRHGWGYEGVSLWAVHEPYGGPEALKRFVDRAHELGLGVVLDVVHNHLGPSGNHLPAFGPYFTETHHTPWGAAVNLDAPGSDEVRAYLVGSALAWLRDYRIDGLRLDAVHALRDTRAYPFLEELSAAVDGLCSELGRPLFLIAESDVNDPRLITPRAEHGLGLHAQWNDDFHHALHTALTGESQGYYADFARAPFVALAKTLSGGFFHDGTYSGFRGRHHGRPLDRATVAGHRLLGYSQTHDQIGNRAQGDRLSQSLSPGLLACAAALTLTAPFTPMLFMGEEWAAGTPWQFFTDHTDPELAQAVRQGRRREFAAHGWAEEDVPDPQDPATRERSCLDWSEPEREPHARVLAWYRRLVALRREEADLTDPDLADTKVAYDEQARWLAFRRGDVRVAVNLGKEPAAIPLGAGEVRVLAAWDPVEAPGADGLLLVPGESCVVLTQG, via the coding sequence GTGCAGTTCGAGGTGTGGGCACCGCAGGCAGACCGTGTGACGCTCCATTGCGACGGCGCCACGCGCGCGTTGGAGCGCAACCCCGAGCGGGCGGGGTGGTGGACCGGACAGTCGCCGGCGCAGGACGGGACGCGGTACGGGTTCGCGCTGGACGACGGTCCCGTGCTGCCCGACCCGTGCTCGCGCCACCAGCCTGACGGCCCGGACGGTCCGAGCGCGGTCGTGGACCAGGAGCGGTACGCGTGGCGTGCCGAGTGGGCGGGGCGCCCGCTGCCGGGGGCGGTCCTGTATGAGCTGCACGTGGGGACGTACACCCGCGAGGGCACCCTGGACGCGGCCGCCGAGCGGCTCGGGCATCTGGTGGAACTGGGCGTCACACATGTGGAGTTGATGCCGTTGTGCCCCTTCCCGGGGCGGCACGGGTGGGGGTACGAGGGCGTCTCGCTGTGGGCGGTGCACGAACCGTACGGCGGCCCGGAGGCGCTGAAGCGGTTCGTCGACCGGGCGCACGAACTCGGTCTGGGGGTGGTCCTGGACGTCGTGCACAACCATCTGGGGCCGTCCGGGAACCATCTGCCCGCGTTCGGGCCGTACTTCACCGAGACGCACCACACTCCCTGGGGAGCCGCGGTCAACCTGGACGCGCCCGGTTCGGACGAGGTGCGCGCGTATCTCGTGGGCAGTGCGCTGGCCTGGCTGCGCGACTACCGGATCGACGGTCTGCGGCTGGACGCCGTGCACGCGCTGCGGGACACGCGCGCGTACCCCTTCCTGGAGGAGCTGTCGGCCGCCGTGGACGGCCTCTGCTCCGAGCTGGGCAGACCGCTGTTCCTGATCGCCGAGTCCGACGTCAACGACCCGCGGCTGATCACCCCGCGCGCGGAGCACGGCCTCGGCCTGCACGCGCAGTGGAACGACGACTTCCACCACGCCCTGCACACCGCGCTGACCGGCGAGTCCCAGGGCTACTACGCGGACTTCGCCCGCGCCCCGTTCGTCGCCCTCGCCAAGACCCTCTCCGGCGGTTTCTTCCACGACGGCACCTACTCCGGCTTCCGGGGCCGCCACCACGGCCGCCCGCTGGACCGGGCGACGGTGGCCGGGCACCGGCTCCTCGGCTACTCCCAGACCCACGACCAGATCGGCAACCGCGCCCAGGGCGACCGCCTGTCCCAGTCGCTGTCCCCCGGTCTGCTGGCCTGTGCCGCCGCGCTGACGCTGACCGCGCCGTTCACGCCGATGCTGTTCATGGGCGAGGAGTGGGCCGCGGGCACCCCGTGGCAGTTCTTCACCGACCACACGGACCCGGAGCTGGCGCAGGCCGTACGGCAGGGCAGACGGCGGGAGTTCGCGGCGCACGGCTGGGCCGAGGAGGACGTGCCCGACCCACAGGACCCGGCGACCCGCGAGCGCTCCTGCCTGGACTGGTCGGAGCCGGAACGCGAGCCCCACGCGCGCGTGCTGGCCTGGTACCGCCGGCTGGTCGCCCTGCGCCGGGAGGAGGCGGACCTCACCGATCCCGACCTCGCCGACACCAAGGTGGCGTACGACGAGCAGGCCCGCTGGCTGGCCTTCCGGCGCGGGGACGTCCGGGTGGCCGTCAACCTGGGCAAGGAGCCGGCCGCGATCCCCCTGGGCGCCGGAGAAGTACGAGTCCTGGCCGCATGGGACCCGGTGGAGGCGCCGGGGGCCGACGGGCTGCTGCTGGTGCCCGGCGAGTCGTGCGTCGTACTGACGCAGGGCTGA